A genomic stretch from Novosphingobium resinovorum includes:
- a CDS encoding TIGR03032 family protein — MNTGIAHNLRNPFQGPCAVAHAENPGATPPKVEFIVSPGLPEWLQRHSISFGFTSYQTGQLFLVGLMPDGSISLNQQNYSQAMGLCWDRGSLYLASKFQIWRLENMLRPGQVGNDRFDAVFIPRSAHTTGDLDVHELAIDSAGQVVFANTSFSCLATLDPVHSFRALWRPDFISELAPGDRCHLNGIAMLDGAPAYVTTIAGTDEPGQWRKHRVDGGLLIDVRTGNIVAEGFSMPHSPRTVGDMVYLLDSGRGYIVEVDPIKGTSKDLAFVPGFMRGLEIYAGLAFVTVSKPRYGTFAGLPLDAELHARGLAAWCGVMIIDLSTGGLVEWFRLEGDITELFDVTALPSIAAPMSLGVGSEELLTSITFN; from the coding sequence ATGAATACAGGGATTGCGCATAACCTGCGCAATCCCTTTCAAGGACCGTGTGCGGTGGCCCATGCCGAAAATCCAGGGGCCACGCCCCCCAAAGTTGAATTCATCGTGTCGCCGGGGCTCCCTGAATGGCTGCAACGGCACAGCATCTCGTTCGGCTTCACGTCCTACCAGACCGGGCAACTGTTTCTGGTAGGATTGATGCCCGATGGCAGCATATCGTTGAATCAACAAAATTATTCGCAAGCCATGGGACTTTGCTGGGATAGGGGGAGCCTTTACCTCGCGAGCAAGTTCCAGATCTGGCGTCTGGAAAACATGCTCCGGCCCGGTCAGGTCGGCAACGACCGCTTCGATGCGGTATTCATTCCGCGAAGTGCCCACACTACCGGCGATCTCGATGTTCACGAACTGGCGATCGATTCCGCGGGACAGGTGGTTTTCGCGAATACGAGTTTCTCATGTCTTGCCACGCTCGATCCCGTGCACAGTTTTCGTGCCTTGTGGAGACCCGACTTCATATCCGAACTCGCCCCCGGCGACCGCTGCCACCTCAACGGAATTGCCATGCTCGATGGCGCGCCGGCATATGTGACTACGATCGCGGGCACCGATGAGCCAGGCCAGTGGCGCAAGCATCGCGTGGACGGCGGGCTTCTCATCGACGTCAGGACCGGAAATATCGTTGCCGAAGGGTTCTCGATGCCGCACTCTCCCAGAACCGTCGGAGACATGGTGTACCTGCTCGATTCAGGTCGCGGCTATATCGTTGAAGTCGATCCCATCAAAGGAACGAGCAAGGACCTTGCCTTCGTTCCCGGTTTTATGCGCGGGCTCGAGATTTACGCCGGTCTTGCGTTTGTTACAGTCTCCAAACCCCGGTATGGAACGTTTGCGGGATTGCCGCTCGACGCCGAACTTCACGCACGCGGGCTGGCTGCGTGGTGCGGAGTGATGATCATTGATCTGTCTACCGGGGGACTGGTCGAATGGTTTCGTTTGGAAGGCGACATTACAGAACTTTTTGACGTCACAGCCCTGCCTTCGATTGCAGCTCCTATGTCCCTTGGAGTCGGATCAGAGGAATTGCTTACCTCTATAACTTTTAATTAG
- a CDS encoding GGDEF domain-containing protein: MQAMMSPCARRAKSRPGTARLILVKSLSLFLYDRLMERRSPSPRTRPQATIFGQTADELLPEAVYRDLLAPLFAMATPILGFGILYAVVGTLVLVNWHSGPVLALVLCSSIVTAVRLVIIRAYHRAGGLTQDIPALRRWEKRYTWATCACAGLIASLNLVALAAPHPLVHLATVSLIFTFGAGIVSRNAGRPRLCWLGQTITVVPVSLGMLVYATRIGAQTVTGQFFILEAILLLVVAAMSIESVRHLYQSALEHLTTKHDLGNLARYDPLTGLANRLLVRESFFKQAQTCRIDQQIAIHYLDLDGFKAINDQFGHPVGDRLLVEVATRLGAAVRGDDVVGRLGGDEFVVLQPGVLHADQAELLARRIIRQLSESYRIDDTEMEISASVGISLSPVHGLDLDRLLQCADAALYRSKRKGKAQVHFCEDSPPSGRGRAVA, translated from the coding sequence ATGCAGGCCATGATGAGCCCTTGCGCGAGAAGGGCCAAATCGCGACCAGGCACAGCACGCCTGATTCTGGTCAAATCGTTAAGCCTGTTCCTGTATGATCGTTTGATGGAGAGACGATCCCCATCCCCTCGCACCCGTCCGCAGGCGACGATTTTTGGGCAGACGGCAGATGAACTGCTGCCGGAGGCCGTCTATCGCGACCTTCTCGCACCGCTCTTCGCGATGGCGACCCCAATCCTGGGATTTGGCATTCTCTACGCCGTCGTAGGAACACTGGTCCTGGTGAACTGGCACAGCGGGCCGGTTCTTGCGCTGGTACTTTGCTCCAGCATCGTGACCGCAGTTCGCCTTGTGATCATTCGCGCATATCACCGAGCAGGGGGGCTGACTCAGGACATTCCCGCGCTTCGGCGGTGGGAGAAGCGCTACACATGGGCAACATGTGCCTGTGCCGGCCTGATAGCGAGCCTCAATCTGGTGGCGCTCGCAGCGCCCCATCCCCTCGTCCACCTGGCCACCGTCAGCCTGATCTTCACCTTTGGCGCCGGGATCGTGTCGCGCAATGCGGGCCGACCCAGGCTCTGCTGGCTTGGCCAGACGATCACGGTTGTCCCGGTGTCGTTGGGAATGCTCGTGTACGCGACGCGGATCGGTGCTCAGACCGTGACCGGGCAGTTCTTCATACTTGAGGCCATTCTGCTTCTCGTCGTGGCGGCGATGAGCATCGAATCCGTCCGACATCTTTATCAGTCTGCGCTCGAGCATCTGACGACCAAGCATGACCTTGGAAATCTGGCGCGATACGATCCACTCACCGGTCTTGCCAACCGGTTGCTGGTGCGTGAATCCTTTTTCAAACAGGCGCAAACGTGCCGGATCGATCAGCAGATCGCCATTCACTATCTCGATCTGGACGGCTTCAAGGCCATCAACGACCAGTTCGGGCATCCGGTCGGAGACAGACTGCTGGTCGAAGTCGCCACGCGATTGGGCGCTGCAGTGAGAGGCGATGACGTTGTCGGCCGCCTTGGTGGCGATGAATTCGTGGTCCTTCAACCCGGCGTGCTGCATGCGGACCAGGCCGAGCTTCTTGCGCGCCGCATTATCCGCCAACTTTCCGAAAGCTACCGCATCGACGATACGGAGATGGAGATTTCCGCCAGCGTCGGGATTTCACTATCGCCTGTTCATGGTCTGGACCTCGACAGGCTTCTGCAATGCGCCGACGCCGCGCTGTACCGTTCCAAGAGGAAGGGCAAAGCACAGGTTCATTTCTGTGAGGACTCACCGCCTTCCGGCAGGGGCAGGGCAGTCGCGTAG
- a CDS encoding MgtC/SapB family protein — MLEDDLPTTLMRLGLATVLGLALGCERERRGHDAGLRTHGLVALSSGMLTLSALELVEHHAEGDPVRVIQGLAQAIGFIAGGLIFVRGGDVRNMTTAASLWMAAAVGITAGAGQYILVLAGTALALLLLVAASLVERYFPAKEDTDSQQTTQMPNRRGAAVPPPSSNQLNGNDE; from the coding sequence ATGCTTGAAGACGACCTGCCCACGACCCTGATGAGGCTCGGTCTTGCGACGGTTCTGGGCCTCGCCCTCGGCTGCGAACGCGAGCGCCGTGGGCACGATGCGGGTTTACGCACGCATGGACTTGTCGCGCTAAGTTCGGGGATGCTGACATTGTCGGCGCTGGAACTCGTCGAGCACCATGCAGAGGGTGATCCCGTTCGCGTCATACAGGGGCTTGCGCAGGCGATTGGTTTTATCGCCGGTGGCCTCATTTTCGTGCGCGGCGGAGATGTGCGCAATATGACGACCGCGGCAAGCCTGTGGATGGCTGCGGCCGTGGGGATCACTGCCGGGGCCGGTCAGTATATCCTCGTCCTGGCTGGCACAGCGCTCGCTCTCCTGCTGCTTGTCGCTGCTTCCCTTGTCGAACGCTATTTTCCAGCAAAGGAAGATACCGATAGTCAGCAAACGACGCAAATGCCGAACCGCCGCGGTGCTGCCGTTCCGCCTCCCTCGAGCAATCAGCTGAACGGAAACGACGAGTAG
- a CDS encoding DedA family protein gives MTEWISAIVEQMGYWGIALLMLLENVFPPIPSEVIMPLAGYTAADGSLNIMLVVISGTIGTVTGAAFWWSLASKCGDRRLKKLADRHGRWLTLSASDIDHIDNWFDRHGSWAIPVAHIIPGLRTLISIPAGVFGTPFPRFLIFYAGIGCVEQSSGWSRIRSGEAVLGRRPVPRACWPGDHGGSPDLLYLSRHHVPAEYERCLKTTCPRP, from the coding sequence ATGACGGAATGGATCTCGGCCATTGTCGAGCAGATGGGGTACTGGGGCATCGCGCTGCTCATGCTGCTTGAGAATGTCTTTCCTCCCATACCCTCTGAAGTGATCATGCCCCTGGCGGGCTACACTGCGGCTGACGGCAGCCTCAACATTATGCTTGTCGTCATATCCGGCACGATAGGGACGGTCACTGGCGCCGCCTTCTGGTGGTCGCTGGCAAGTAAATGCGGTGACCGGCGATTGAAAAAACTGGCTGACCGCCACGGGCGCTGGCTTACCTTATCGGCGAGCGATATCGATCACATCGACAACTGGTTCGATCGGCACGGCTCATGGGCAATTCCTGTTGCCCACATCATTCCTGGACTGCGCACGCTGATCTCGATTCCGGCTGGCGTGTTTGGCACCCCTTTCCCACGGTTTCTCATCTTCTACGCTGGGATCGGCTGTGTGGAACAGTCTTCTGGCTGGAGCCGGATACGTTCTGGGGAAGCAGTTCTCGGCCGTCGACCGGTACCTCGGGCCTGCTGGCCTGGGGATCATGGCGGCAGTCCTGATCTACTATATCTATCGCGTCATCACGTTCCGGCCGAGTACGAAAGATGCTTGAAGACGACCTGCCCACGACCCTGA
- a CDS encoding plasmid stabilization protein, translated as MPRGDKSSYTDKQKRKAEHIEEGYEDRGVGKEEAERRAWATVNKESGGGKKSGSGRGKKENHESSRKGGRKGGSSQSAEKRSAAAQKGWETRRRRGNA; from the coding sequence ATGCCTCGCGGAGACAAGTCGAGCTACACCGACAAGCAGAAGCGCAAGGCTGAGCATATCGAAGAGGGCTACGAGGACCGTGGGGTAGGAAAAGAGGAAGCAGAAAGGCGCGCCTGGGCGACGGTCAACAAGGAGTCCGGGGGCGGAAAGAAATCTGGCTCTGGCCGCGGCAAGAAAGAAAACCATGAGAGTTCGCGCAAAGGCGGCCGCAAGGGCGGATCGAGCCAGAGCGCGGAAAAGCGCTCTGCGGCCGCACAAAAGGGCTGGGAAACCCGCCGACGCAGGGGGAATGCCTGA
- a CDS encoding transposase: MLDQNKAVIGDPVPQILRQWLQAWRPCFTAPSWEHVLVLVMGGVLATGKRTVTSCLRVTGRGDAANFATYHQILNRARWSSRAVARRLLGIVVERLVPDGPVVIGMDDTIERRWGRRITARGIYRDPVRSSHGHFVKASGLRWLSFMVLTPVSWTRLIKALPVLTLLAPSERSNRQRGCRHKLLTDWARQGALQLSRWLPGRRIIFIGDSSFAVHELAHAIVRRATLISRLRLDANLFAQPAGRTARTMGRPAQKGRALPKLKTLLANPATRWTSILVSAWYGHAGGKTLEITSDIALWYRPGTPVLPVRWVLVRDPDGKRDPQAFFSTDITLEPAEMIALYVRRWQIEVTFAETRAHLGVETQRQWTDKAIARTTPALLGLYSLISLWACDLLTIKSTPYSAAWYRKTNLTFSDAIGAVRLQLWVGDINQHSPPHPEPNYIPTTRLKRMAQALCFAT; this comes from the coding sequence ATGTTGGACCAGAACAAGGCCGTGATCGGCGATCCCGTCCCCCAGATCCTGCGCCAATGGCTGCAGGCATGGCGTCCCTGCTTTACGGCTCCCAGTTGGGAGCATGTACTTGTTCTTGTGATGGGGGGCGTGCTGGCCACGGGCAAACGGACCGTCACGTCTTGCCTGCGCGTGACCGGCCGGGGCGATGCTGCCAACTTTGCAACCTATCACCAGATCCTCAACCGCGCCCGCTGGAGCTCCCGTGCCGTTGCCAGGCGTTTACTGGGCATTGTGGTCGAACGGCTCGTGCCCGATGGTCCTGTGGTCATCGGTATGGACGACACCATTGAGCGGCGATGGGGGCGCCGGATCACCGCACGGGGTATCTACCGCGACCCGGTCCGCTCCAGTCACGGCCATTTCGTCAAAGCTAGCGGACTGCGCTGGCTCAGTTTTATGGTGCTCACCCCGGTGTCATGGACCCGCCTGATCAAAGCGCTGCCAGTCTTGACGTTGCTCGCTCCTTCGGAACGATCGAACCGTCAACGCGGCTGTCGTCATAAATTGCTGACGGACTGGGCGCGGCAGGGCGCGCTACAGCTGTCTCGCTGGCTGCCGGGTCGGCGGATCATCTTCATTGGCGACAGCAGCTTTGCTGTCCACGAACTGGCACATGCAATTGTCCGCCGGGCCACACTCATCAGCCGACTGCGGCTCGATGCCAACTTGTTTGCACAGCCTGCGGGGCGAACGGCACGCACGATGGGGCGCCCCGCACAGAAAGGGCGAGCATTACCAAAACTCAAGACCCTGCTCGCCAACCCGGCGACACGCTGGACCAGCATTCTCGTCTCTGCCTGGTATGGCCATGCGGGCGGCAAGACGCTCGAGATCACATCTGACATCGCCCTATGGTACAGGCCCGGCACCCCGGTCTTGCCGGTCCGCTGGGTCCTGGTTCGCGATCCTGACGGAAAGCGCGACCCGCAGGCCTTCTTCAGTACCGACATCACCCTCGAGCCCGCCGAGATGATCGCCCTCTACGTCCGCCGATGGCAGATCGAGGTCACCTTTGCAGAAACCCGCGCTCACCTTGGTGTCGAAACACAGCGCCAGTGGACCGACAAAGCCATAGCGCGAACCACGCCGGCGCTGCTGGGTCTCTACAGCCTAATATCGCTATGGGCCTGCGATCTGTTGACCATTAAAAGCACCCCTTATTCCGCCGCCTGGTATCGAAAAACCAACCTGACATTCAGTGACGCCATCGGAGCTGTCCGTCTCCAACTCTGGGTCGGCGACATTAATCAACACTCCCCGCCGCACCCAGAACCGAACTATATTCCCACAACCCGCCTAAAACGTATGGCTCAGGCACTATGCTTCGCTACCTGA
- a CDS encoding GAF domain-containing sensor histidine kinase yields the protein MTKALGSDIAAIARIDAVPSILEIACRITGLRFAAVARVTDTSWTACAVRDEIGFGLGVGGSLDLKTTICDEIRDSGQGVIIDHVAYDPVFRDHHTPRQYGFESYISIPILRKDGSFFGTLCALDPLPAKLSNPGIIATFENFAQLIGLQLDLQDDLVRKEDQLLEAGQTAEIRERFIAILGHDLRNPVAAIEAGITMLGRTQTDEKSGWILTQLLQSTRRISLLINDLLDFARGRLGSGLTLRSVLVPRMSVPIEQVIAELQIVHPDRIVDLNLKLEEAVTCDVERITQLVSNLVGNALTHGAVDEPIAVTATSAGGTFTLSVSNGGTPIPDEVLPTLFQPFTQSAEGQSANGLGLGLFIASEIAKAHGGSIEVSSSDEGTRFKLTMPCSC from the coding sequence ATGACGAAAGCGTTGGGGAGCGATATTGCGGCGATTGCGCGCATCGATGCGGTGCCATCCATCCTCGAAATCGCTTGCCGCATCACTGGCCTTCGTTTCGCTGCGGTGGCGCGCGTCACCGACACGAGCTGGACCGCCTGCGCTGTCCGGGATGAAATCGGGTTCGGGCTCGGCGTCGGCGGCTCGCTCGACTTGAAGACCACGATCTGCGACGAAATCCGCGATTCCGGCCAAGGCGTGATCATCGATCATGTCGCGTATGATCCTGTCTTTCGCGATCACCACACGCCGAGGCAGTACGGCTTCGAGAGTTACATCTCGATCCCAATCCTGAGAAAAGACGGGAGCTTCTTCGGGACGTTGTGCGCGCTCGATCCTCTTCCAGCCAAGCTCTCCAACCCCGGCATCATCGCCACGTTCGAGAATTTCGCGCAGTTGATCGGCCTTCAGCTCGACTTGCAGGACGATCTTGTTCGCAAGGAGGATCAACTCCTGGAAGCGGGGCAGACAGCTGAAATCCGCGAACGCTTCATCGCTATTCTAGGGCACGACTTGCGAAATCCGGTCGCTGCTATCGAAGCTGGCATCACCATGCTCGGCAGGACGCAAACCGACGAGAAATCCGGCTGGATACTGACGCAGCTGCTGCAAAGCACCCGGCGTATCAGCTTGCTGATCAATGATTTACTCGACTTCGCACGCGGTCGTCTCGGGTCCGGACTGACGCTGCGGTCGGTGCTCGTGCCGAGGATGTCCGTCCCGATCGAGCAGGTGATCGCGGAACTCCAGATTGTCCACCCAGACAGGATCGTCGACCTGAACCTCAAACTCGAAGAGGCGGTGACGTGTGACGTCGAGCGCATAACGCAACTCGTCTCGAATCTCGTCGGCAATGCCCTTACCCACGGAGCGGTGGACGAACCCATCGCCGTGACTGCGACATCCGCTGGCGGCACTTTCACCCTGAGCGTCTCGAATGGCGGTACCCCGATCCCGGATGAAGTCCTGCCGACGCTGTTTCAGCCGTTCACGCAATCCGCAGAGGGACAATCGGCGAACGGTCTCGGCCTCGGCCTCTTCATAGCAAGCGAGATCGCCAAGGCGCACGGCGGCTCCATTGAGGTTAGTTCTTCTGACGAGGGGACGAGGTTTAAATTGACCATGCCCTGCAGTTGTTGA
- a CDS encoding response regulator, translating to MVASAANLECGLKAANGGEFEIGVLDINLHGVQSYPIAEVLEGRGIPFVFVSGYTGAGVDARFTNVPKLQKPFTAKALGEVPLRVRLSA from the coding sequence GTGGTCGCATCGGCTGCCAATCTCGAGTGTGGTCTCAAGGCAGCAAATGGCGGTGAATTCGAGATCGGCGTGCTGGATATCAACCTGCACGGCGTTCAATCCTATCCCATCGCTGAAGTTCTGGAAGGCCGTGGCATCCCGTTTGTATTTGTCAGCGGCTACACCGGGGCTGGAGTGGACGCGCGCTTCACGAATGTTCCCAAACTCCAGAAGCCTTTTACCGCTAAGGCGCTTGGCGAGGTGCCATTGCGTGTGCGTCTGAGTGCCTAA
- a CDS encoding S1/P1 nuclease, which yields MRFATAAVMGAAIAISNPAMAWGPIGHRITGAIAQDNLSGVARAKVEILLGEVDLAEAATWPDEMRSDPAEFWQKTSPAWHYVTVAGDDYAPSDEPGQGDGLSALKRYTAVLRDPKASADDQRTALRFVVHIIGDLHQPLHVGTGTDRGGNAVKVTWFDKPTNLHTIWDSSMIEQRALAYSEYAHWLERSTTPQQVIQWNERNPMVWIHESIAIRKKAYPTDTALSYDYAYQHREDIDSRLKMAGVRIAAYLNWVFETPDAEAKTTKRR from the coding sequence ATGCGTTTCGCCACTGCGGCCGTAATGGGCGCTGCCATTGCCATCTCGAACCCTGCAATGGCCTGGGGACCGATAGGGCATCGTATCACAGGTGCAATCGCCCAGGACAACCTCAGCGGCGTGGCGCGGGCTAAGGTCGAGATCCTGCTTGGTGAGGTAGACCTTGCCGAGGCCGCGACCTGGCCCGACGAAATGCGATCGGACCCGGCAGAGTTCTGGCAGAAGACGTCGCCTGCCTGGCACTATGTGACAGTGGCAGGCGATGACTACGCGCCATCGGATGAACCCGGACAGGGTGATGGGCTGAGCGCACTCAAGCGCTACACAGCTGTCCTGCGTGATCCGAAGGCATCGGCCGACGATCAGCGAACAGCCTTGCGATTTGTCGTCCATATCATTGGTGACCTGCATCAGCCGCTTCACGTGGGAACGGGCACCGACAGGGGCGGCAACGCTGTAAAGGTCACATGGTTTGACAAGCCCACGAACCTGCACACGATCTGGGATTCCAGCATGATCGAGCAGCGGGCGCTGGCCTACTCGGAATACGCGCATTGGCTGGAGCGTTCGACGACGCCTCAGCAAGTCATTCAGTGGAATGAGCGCAACCCGATGGTCTGGATTCACGAGAGCATTGCGATCCGCAAGAAGGCCTACCCCACCGATACCGCCCTCTCATACGACTACGCCTATCAACACCGTGAGGACATCGACAGTCGGTTGAAGATGGCTGGCGTTCGCATCGCGGCTTACCTGAACTGGGTTTTTGAAACTCCGGATGCCGAGGCAAAAACCACGAAGCGACGGTAG
- a CDS encoding NUDIX hydrolase, with translation MPLQTHALPYRRTSDGLEILLVTSRRKGKWILPKGKIEAGETAAQRAAIEAFEEAGVRGSVSAKPLLASSLADPSQAQIYPLAVLEELEQWPEMAVRQRAWFSVSEARARLQDEGMLRALAAFASRFSDAPSPSDPSG, from the coding sequence ATGCCTCTTCAGACGCACGCCCTTCCTTACCGCCGGACAAGCGACGGCCTCGAGATCCTGCTGGTGACGTCTCGCCGCAAGGGCAAGTGGATCCTGCCCAAGGGAAAAATAGAGGCGGGTGAAACGGCGGCGCAACGTGCTGCCATCGAAGCGTTTGAGGAAGCCGGAGTACGCGGCTCGGTCTCGGCCAAGCCCCTGTTGGCGTCTTCACTGGCCGATCCCAGTCAAGCGCAGATCTATCCGCTTGCGGTGCTGGAAGAACTGGAGCAGTGGCCAGAAATGGCCGTGCGACAGCGTGCCTGGTTCTCGGTTTCGGAAGCGCGGGCACGATTGCAGGACGAGGGGATGCTTCGTGCTCTTGCGGCTTTTGCTTCAAGGTTCTCCGACGCCCCAAGCCCTTCAGATCCAAGCGGCTAA
- a CDS encoding acid phosphatase: MKFKLSIAAAVTATVLIAASATSNERPRGYLEPGEFDVTHVVEPAPRPGDPRYETDRKIFKATRKLADTPRWQLATQDADYMVPALARDFSCAVGVKLTPQNAPKLMMLIERAGSDTGAQSSRAKAVYQRHRPFTIDKGRICQPESELYDEKKHGMSYDYPSGHTTWGWTWALVLSSIAPDRAQPILERGRAYGDSRFVCGAHNESAVEAGMLSATATMALVQTKPEYQADRAAAKAELDALRQTGEKPTGCDAEALLLNQRVMPRF, from the coding sequence TTGAAGTTCAAACTGTCGATTGCCGCTGCAGTGACCGCAACTGTGCTCATCGCCGCATCCGCAACCTCGAACGAAAGACCCAGGGGCTATCTGGAACCGGGCGAGTTCGATGTGACGCATGTCGTTGAGCCGGCGCCTCGCCCCGGTGATCCGCGCTACGAAACCGACCGCAAGATTTTCAAGGCCACGCGCAAGCTCGCGGATACCCCGCGCTGGCAGTTGGCCACACAGGATGCCGACTATATGGTGCCGGCGCTGGCGCGCGATTTCAGCTGCGCGGTGGGAGTCAAGCTCACGCCGCAGAATGCCCCGAAGCTCATGATGCTGATCGAACGCGCGGGCTCAGACACGGGTGCGCAGTCCAGCAGGGCGAAAGCGGTCTACCAGCGGCACCGCCCTTTCACGATCGACAAGGGCCGGATCTGCCAGCCCGAATCCGAGCTGTACGACGAGAAGAAGCACGGGATGAGCTATGACTATCCCTCCGGTCATACGACCTGGGGATGGACCTGGGCGCTCGTCCTTTCAAGCATCGCACCCGATCGCGCGCAGCCGATCCTCGAACGTGGCCGGGCTTACGGCGACAGCCGCTTTGTGTGCGGTGCTCATAACGAGAGTGCTGTCGAAGCGGGCATGCTGTCAGCCACCGCCACGATGGCGCTGGTGCAAACCAAGCCCGAGTACCAGGCTGACCGTGCCGCTGCAAAAGCGGAACTCGACGCCCTGCGCCAGACCGGTGAGAAGCCCACCGGCTGCGATGCGGAAGCATTGCTCCTGAATCAGCGGGTCATGCCGCGCTTTTGA
- a CDS encoding 2'-5' RNA ligase family protein: protein MALIAALVTAYPLQAEDRLSIDIYAIPSPSIVDAVTEASVDLAARGMTTFHAQGHPAHVTLYLTQYPASAAPALKAAVAKAAKACRSFPLTVTGLQRTASNWLFLKVERSAPLQRLADEMTLAAEPLRSHDLAPPSWMKEYPAKLPAFERYGSPNVFMQFDPHLTLLANEATPDLGKYMADVASRPPRAEGGVTGIGLGIVDANGQLVRTLAEYRCKA, encoded by the coding sequence ATGGCCCTGATCGCAGCTTTGGTTACGGCCTACCCCTTGCAAGCAGAGGACAGGCTCAGCATTGACATTTACGCGATCCCCTCACCGTCCATCGTTGACGCGGTAACGGAAGCGAGCGTCGATCTCGCTGCTAGGGGCATGACCACGTTTCATGCGCAAGGCCATCCGGCACACGTCACGCTTTACCTGACGCAATACCCGGCATCCGCGGCGCCTGCGCTGAAAGCTGCTGTCGCCAAGGCCGCGAAGGCGTGTAGGTCATTCCCGCTCACGGTCACCGGCCTGCAAAGGACTGCCTCGAACTGGCTGTTCTTGAAGGTCGAGAGATCGGCCCCTCTGCAAAGGCTGGCCGATGAGATGACGTTGGCGGCAGAACCATTGCGATCGCACGACCTAGCCCCGCCATCGTGGATGAAGGAATACCCTGCAAAGCTGCCCGCTTTCGAACGCTATGGGTCGCCGAACGTGTTCATGCAGTTTGATCCCCACCTGACCCTTCTTGCAAACGAGGCCACTCCAGACCTGGGCAAGTATATGGCGGATGTGGCCTCCCGTCCGCCGCGCGCCGAGGGCGGGGTGACAGGTATTGGTCTGGGGATCGTTGACGCGAACGGGCAACTGGTCAGGACGTTGGCGGAATATCGCTGCAAGGCATGA